A window of the Salarias fasciatus chromosome 7, fSalaFa1.1, whole genome shotgun sequence genome harbors these coding sequences:
- the herpud1 gene encoding homocysteine-responsive endoplasmic reticulum-resident ubiquitin-like domain member 1 protein: MEQNRNLRLIIKTPNREQEDQTVDRVPPAWTVLDLKRHLSASHPSRPAVSDQRLIFSGKLIPDHLTMTDLFSQLSPQQDQLLSLHLVCPSRTRPPGPAGLTVSDPPQSGRPSHFTTAPDGSELRQRRSPAPCPAPCPAPCPAPSGASSPEPRPWLRPPSFPAVSLYSRQQLLWLQQLYAQQVYLQYHAALAAAGSAPSAPPPPVPAHRVPVPVPVPAPPAAAPGAALLDPAPANQNLRLNAQGGPALEDEEPAERDWLDWTYWVARVLVLLTVVFFNSSPARFLLVLSGLVLMVLHTAGWFPFRRRVQVPVQEPEQLQNQNPMEAAEGAPENGSDGPGGPGGPGPGPMAAVLVPPHQVSLMWTAWVFFKTFFSSLIPEVPEGVAN, from the exons ATGGAGCAGAACCGGAACCTCAGGCTCATCATCAAAACTCCGAACCGGGAACAGGAGGACCAAACCGTGGACCGCGTCCCCCCGGCCTGGACCGTCCTGGACCTGAAGAGACACCTGTCCGCGTCCCACCCGTCCAGACCg GCGGTCTCTGATCAGCGGCTGATCTTCTCTGGAAAACTGATTCCTGATCATCTGACCATGACGGATCTGTTCTCACAG ctgtccccccagcaggaccagctCCTGTCCCTCCATCTGGTCTGTCCGTCCAGGACTCGtcctccaggacctgcaggactcACA GTCTCAGATCCGCCTCAGTCCGGTCGGCCTTCACACTTCACCACGGCGCCGGACGGGAGCGAGCTGCGGCAGAGgaggagccccgccccctgccccgccccctgccccgccccctgccccgccccctccgg GGCCTCGTCCCCGGAGCCCCGcccctggctccgccccccctccttccccgcCGTGTCGCTCTACAGccgccagcagctgctgtggctgcagcagctctaCGCCCAGCAGGTCTACCTGCAGTA CCACGCGGCTCTGGCGGCggccggctccgccccctctgcccccccgcCGCCCGTCCCCGCCCAccgggtcccggtcccggtcccggtccccgCCCCCCCGGCCGCCGCGCCGGGCGCCGCCCTCCTGGACCCGGCGCCGGCCAATCAGAACCTGCGGCTGAACGCGCAGGGCGGGCCGgcgctggaggacgaggagccggCGGAGCGGGACTGGCTGGACTGGACCTACTGGGTGGCccgggtcctggttctgctcacCGTGGTCTTCTTCAACTCCAGCCCGGCCCGCTTCCTGCTGGTGCTGAGCGGCCTGGTGCTCATGGTCCT ACACACTGCCGGCTGGTTTCCCTTCAGACGGAGagtccaggtcccggtccaggaaccggagcagctgcagaaccagaacccg ATGGAAGCGGCTGAGGGAGCGCCGGAGAACGGGTCAGATGGTCCAGGGGGTCCaggaggtcctggtcctggtccaatGGCAGCCGTCCTGGTCCCGCCTCACCAGGTGTCCCTCATGTGGACCGCCTGGGTCTTCTTCAAgaccttcttctcctccctcatTCCCGAGGTTCCTGAGGGCGTGGCCAACTGA
- the slc12a3 gene encoding solute carrier family 12 member 3 isoform X2, which translates to MDSAANGVRLAAFRPGPPPAPAEPGPPGFLGRHGDGGGYDTLDAPPHHDFYARTAAAGRRRRARPSLFQLHGRVQDPSRPPLYEETTSGPDGGDSSQEDEDQPEEPSSQPARFGWIQGVMIRCMLNIWGVILYLRLPWITAQAGIGLTWVIVLVSSCITGVTGLSTAAIATNGKVKSGGTYFLISRSLGPELGGSIGLIFAFANAVAVAMHTVGFAETVRDLMAEHGAVMVDPVNDIRIVGIVTVTALLGISMAGMAWESKAQVLFFLVILVSFANYIVGTFIPASAEKQSRGFFSYRADIFAENFVPGWRGPDGNFFAMFSIFFPSATGILAGANISGDLKDPAVAIPRGTLMAILLTTLSYLVISATIGACVVRDASGLLNDTLSGPACSGLACRYGWDFSRCTGNLTCSHGLSNYYQAMSMVSGFAPLITAGIFGATLSSALACLVSAPKVFQCLCQDRLYPLIGFFGKGYGKNQEPIRGYLLTYVIAAAFILIAELNTIAPIISNFFLCSYCLINFSCFHASVTNSPGWRPSFRFYSKWLSLLAALVCAVIMFLLNWWAALIAFGIVLLLLGYTLYRRPEVNWGSSVQASSYSLALSQCEGLNRVQDHVKNYRPQCLVLSGPPGTRPALVDLVGLLTKRLSLMLCGDVVCAGPSPAALQELSGDRHTAWLNGRGVRAFYRGVLAPDLRSGANILLQGAGLGRMKPNILLMGFKSDWSRASAPAAQSYVQILHDAFDLQYGVCVLRMKDGLDVSHMSPSHVNPGFDTHTHTHTHTHTQPAGLSSASFPPEPQIQTQFQRKQRRQSVHVYWLGDDGGLTLLLPYLLTRRRRWSRCCVRVFVGGERDRLEERRAEALALIQRFRLGFRDVEVLPDVFQDPQPHSVRRFEDLVSCFRLDSNPKQDSQAQAWNRQPGEPWMITDQDYEKNRAKSLRQIRLNEVLQDRSGDAALILITMPVGRRGACPGALYLSWLDVLSRDLRPPVLMVRGNQENVLTFYCQ; encoded by the exons ATGGATTCGGCGGCGAACGGCGTCCGGCTGGCCGCCTTCAGGCCCGGCCCTCCGCCTGCGCCCGCGGAGCCGGGCCCGCCCGGGTTCCTGGGTCGTcacggcgacggcggcggctaCGACACCCTGGACGCTCCGCCGCACCACGACTTCTACgcccggacggcggcggcgggccggcgGCGCCGCGCCAGGCCGTCCCTGTTCCAGCTGCACGGCCGGGTCCAG GACCCGTCCAGACCGCCGCTCTACGAGGAGACCACCTCCGGACCGGACGGGGGGGACAGCtcgcaggaggacgaggaccaGCCGGAGGAGCCCTCATCCCAGCCAGCTCGCTTCGGCTGGATCCAGGGGGTCATG ATCCGCTGCATGCTGAACATCTGGGGTGTGATCCTGTACCTGCGGCTGCCCTGGATCACGGCTCAGGCCGGAATCG GTCTGACCTGGGTCATCGTCCTGGTCTCGTCCTGCATCACCGGGGTCACAGGCCTGTCCACCGCCGCCATCGCCACCAACGGCAAGGTCAAGTCAG GGGGGACCTACTTCCTGATCAGCCGGAGTCTGGGTCCGGAGCTGGGCGGCTCCATCGGCCTCATCTTCGCCTTCGCCAACGCCGTGGCGGTCGCCATGCACACGGTGGGCTTCGCCGAGACCGTCCGGGACCTCATGGCC GAGCACGGCGCCGTCATGGTGGACCCGGTCAACGACATCCGGATCGTCGGCATCGTCACCGTCACCGCGCTGCTGGGAATCTCCATGGCCGGGATGGCCTGGGAGtccaag GCTCAGGTTCTCTTCTTCCTGGTCATCCTGGTTTCTTTCGCGAACTACATCGTTGGAACCTTCATTCCTGcttcagcagagaaacagtccaGAGGATTCTTCAGCTACAGAG CGGACATCTTTGCGGAGAACTTCGTCCCGGGCTGGCGGGGGCCCGACGGGAACTTCTTCGCCATGTTCTCCATCTTCTTCCCGTCGGCGACGGGGATCCTGGCCGGAGCCAACATCTCCGGAGACCTGAAG GATCCGGCGGTGGCGATCCCCCGGGGAACCCTGATGGCCATCCTGCTGACCACCCTGTCCTACCTGGTCATCTCCGCCACCATCG GAGCCTGTGTGGTGCGCGACGCCTCCGGTTTGCTCAACGACACTCTGTCCGGCCCGGCCTGCTCCGGCTTGGCCTGCAGGTACGGCTGGGACTTCAGCCGCTGCACCGGCAACCTCACCTGCAGCCACGGCCTCAGCAACTACTACCAG GCCATGAGCATGGTGTCGGGTTTCGCTCCGCTCATCACCGCCGGGATCTTCGGAGCGACTCTGTCTTCGGCGCTGGCCTGTCTGGTTTCAGCTCCTAAAGTCTTCCAG TGCCTGTGTCAGGACCGGCTGTACCCGCTCATCGGCTTCTTCGGGAAAGGCTACGGGAAAAAccaggagccaatcagaggctaCCTGCTGACCTACGTCATCGCCGCCGCCTTCATCCTCATCG cggagCTCAACACCATCGCTCCCATCATCTCCaacttcttcctctgctcctaCTGCCTCATCAACTTCAGCTGCTTCCATGCCTCCGTCACCAACTCTCCAG gctggCGTCCGTCCTTCCGGTTCTACAGTAAGTGGCTGTCCCTGCTGGCGGCGCTGGTCTGCGCCGTCATCATGTTCCTGCTCAACTGGTGGGCCGCCCTGATCGCCTTCGGcatcgtgctgctgctgctgggataCACACTGTATCGGAGGCCcg aggtcaactgGGGCTCGTCGGTCCAGGCCAGCTCCTACAGCCTGGCGCTGAGCCAGTGCGagggtctgaaccgggtccagGACCACGTGAAGAACTACCG gccGCAGTGCCTGGTCCTGAGCGGGCCCCCCGGGACCCGGCCGGCCCTGGTGGACCTGGTGGGGCTCCTCACCAAGCGGCTCAGCCTGATGCTGTGTGGGGACGTGGTCTGT GccggcccctcccccgccgcgcTGCAGGAGCTGAGCGGCGACCGCCACACTGCCTGGCTCAACGGCCGGGGCGTCCGGGCCTTCTACAGGGGGGTCCTGGCCCCGGACCTCCGGTCTGGAGCCAAcatcctgctgcag GGCGCCGGTCTGGGCCGGATGAAGCCCAACATCTTGCTCATGGGCTTCAAGTCGgactggagcagagcctcgGCGCCGGCGGCTCAGAGCTACGTCCAGATCCTGCA cgaTGCCTTCGACCTGCAGTACGGAGTGTGTGTCCTGAGAATGAAGGACGGACTGGACGTCTCTCACATGTCTCCGTCTCACG TGAATCCAGGATTTG acacacacacacacacacacacacacacacacactcagcctgccGGTCTGTCCTCAGCCTCCTTCCCGCCGGAGCCTCAGATCCAGACTCAGTTCCAGAGGAAGCAGCGACGGCAGAGCGTCCACGTCTACTGGCTGGGAGACGACggag gcctcACCCTGCTGCTGCCCTACCTTCTGACCCGTAGGAGGCGCTGGTCTCGCTGCTGCGTCCGGGTCTTCGTGGGCGGAGAACGGGACCGGCtggaggagcggcgggcgga GGCGCTGGCGCTGATCCAGAGGTTCCGTCTGGGGTTCCGGGACGTGGAGGTTCTCCCCGACGTCTTCCAGGACCCTCAGCCGCACAG CGTGCGTCGGTTCGAGGACTTGgtcagctgcttcaggctggACTCCAACCCGAAGCAGGACTCCCAGGCACAGGCGTGGAACCGGCAACCCGGGGAGCCCTGGATGATCACGGACCAGGACTACGAGAAGAACCGGGCCAAG TCTCTCCGTCAGATCCGGCTGAACGAGGTTCTGCAGGACCGGTCCGGAGACGCCGCCCTGATCCTCAT CACCATGCCGGTCGGCAGGAGGGGGGCGTGTCCCGGCGCGCTCTACCTGTCCTGGCTGGACGTCCTGTCCCGGGACCTGAGACCCCCGGTCCTGATGGTCCGGGGGAACCAGGAGAACGTCCTCACCTTCTACTGCCAGTGA
- the slc12a3 gene encoding solute carrier family 12 member 3 isoform X1 — protein MDSAANGVRLAAFRPGPPPAPAEPGPPGFLGRHGDGGGYDTLDAPPHHDFYARTAAAGRRRRARPSLFQLHGRVQDPSRPPLYEETTSGPDGGDSSQEDEDQPEEPSSQPARFGWIQGVMIRCMLNIWGVILYLRLPWITAQAGIGLTWVIVLVSSCITGVTGLSTAAIATNGKVKSGGTYFLISRSLGPELGGSIGLIFAFANAVAVAMHTVGFAETVRDLMAEHGAVMVDPVNDIRIVGIVTVTALLGISMAGMAWESKAQVLFFLVILVSFANYIVGTFIPASAEKQSRGFFSYRADIFAENFVPGWRGPDGNFFAMFSIFFPSATGILAGANISGDLKDPAVAIPRGTLMAILLTTLSYLVISATIGACVVRDASGLLNDTLSGPACSGLACRYGWDFSRCTGNLTCSHGLSNYYQAMSMVSGFAPLITAGIFGATLSSALACLVSAPKVFQCLCQDRLYPLIGFFGKGYGKNQEPIRGYLLTYVIAAAFILIAELNTIAPIISNFFLCSYCLINFSCFHASVTNSPGWRPSFRFYSKWLSLLAALVCAVIMFLLNWWAALIAFGIVLLLLGYTLYRRPEVNWGSSVQASSYSLALSQCEGLNRVQDHVKNYRPQCLVLSGPPGTRPALVDLVGLLTKRLSLMLCGDVVCAGPSPAALQELSGDRHTAWLNGRGVRAFYRGVLAPDLRSGANILLQGAGLGRMKPNILLMGFKSDWSRASAPAAQSYVQILHDAFDLQYGVCVLRMKDGLDVSHMSPSHVNPGFDETQVHTHTHTHTHTHTHTHTQPAGLSSASFPPEPQIQTQFQRKQRRQSVHVYWLGDDGGLTLLLPYLLTRRRRWSRCCVRVFVGGERDRLEERRAEALALIQRFRLGFRDVEVLPDVFQDPQPHSVRRFEDLVSCFRLDSNPKQDSQAQAWNRQPGEPWMITDQDYEKNRAKSLRQIRLNEVLQDRSGDAALILITMPVGRRGACPGALYLSWLDVLSRDLRPPVLMVRGNQENVLTFYCQ, from the exons ATGGATTCGGCGGCGAACGGCGTCCGGCTGGCCGCCTTCAGGCCCGGCCCTCCGCCTGCGCCCGCGGAGCCGGGCCCGCCCGGGTTCCTGGGTCGTcacggcgacggcggcggctaCGACACCCTGGACGCTCCGCCGCACCACGACTTCTACgcccggacggcggcggcgggccggcgGCGCCGCGCCAGGCCGTCCCTGTTCCAGCTGCACGGCCGGGTCCAG GACCCGTCCAGACCGCCGCTCTACGAGGAGACCACCTCCGGACCGGACGGGGGGGACAGCtcgcaggaggacgaggaccaGCCGGAGGAGCCCTCATCCCAGCCAGCTCGCTTCGGCTGGATCCAGGGGGTCATG ATCCGCTGCATGCTGAACATCTGGGGTGTGATCCTGTACCTGCGGCTGCCCTGGATCACGGCTCAGGCCGGAATCG GTCTGACCTGGGTCATCGTCCTGGTCTCGTCCTGCATCACCGGGGTCACAGGCCTGTCCACCGCCGCCATCGCCACCAACGGCAAGGTCAAGTCAG GGGGGACCTACTTCCTGATCAGCCGGAGTCTGGGTCCGGAGCTGGGCGGCTCCATCGGCCTCATCTTCGCCTTCGCCAACGCCGTGGCGGTCGCCATGCACACGGTGGGCTTCGCCGAGACCGTCCGGGACCTCATGGCC GAGCACGGCGCCGTCATGGTGGACCCGGTCAACGACATCCGGATCGTCGGCATCGTCACCGTCACCGCGCTGCTGGGAATCTCCATGGCCGGGATGGCCTGGGAGtccaag GCTCAGGTTCTCTTCTTCCTGGTCATCCTGGTTTCTTTCGCGAACTACATCGTTGGAACCTTCATTCCTGcttcagcagagaaacagtccaGAGGATTCTTCAGCTACAGAG CGGACATCTTTGCGGAGAACTTCGTCCCGGGCTGGCGGGGGCCCGACGGGAACTTCTTCGCCATGTTCTCCATCTTCTTCCCGTCGGCGACGGGGATCCTGGCCGGAGCCAACATCTCCGGAGACCTGAAG GATCCGGCGGTGGCGATCCCCCGGGGAACCCTGATGGCCATCCTGCTGACCACCCTGTCCTACCTGGTCATCTCCGCCACCATCG GAGCCTGTGTGGTGCGCGACGCCTCCGGTTTGCTCAACGACACTCTGTCCGGCCCGGCCTGCTCCGGCTTGGCCTGCAGGTACGGCTGGGACTTCAGCCGCTGCACCGGCAACCTCACCTGCAGCCACGGCCTCAGCAACTACTACCAG GCCATGAGCATGGTGTCGGGTTTCGCTCCGCTCATCACCGCCGGGATCTTCGGAGCGACTCTGTCTTCGGCGCTGGCCTGTCTGGTTTCAGCTCCTAAAGTCTTCCAG TGCCTGTGTCAGGACCGGCTGTACCCGCTCATCGGCTTCTTCGGGAAAGGCTACGGGAAAAAccaggagccaatcagaggctaCCTGCTGACCTACGTCATCGCCGCCGCCTTCATCCTCATCG cggagCTCAACACCATCGCTCCCATCATCTCCaacttcttcctctgctcctaCTGCCTCATCAACTTCAGCTGCTTCCATGCCTCCGTCACCAACTCTCCAG gctggCGTCCGTCCTTCCGGTTCTACAGTAAGTGGCTGTCCCTGCTGGCGGCGCTGGTCTGCGCCGTCATCATGTTCCTGCTCAACTGGTGGGCCGCCCTGATCGCCTTCGGcatcgtgctgctgctgctgggataCACACTGTATCGGAGGCCcg aggtcaactgGGGCTCGTCGGTCCAGGCCAGCTCCTACAGCCTGGCGCTGAGCCAGTGCGagggtctgaaccgggtccagGACCACGTGAAGAACTACCG gccGCAGTGCCTGGTCCTGAGCGGGCCCCCCGGGACCCGGCCGGCCCTGGTGGACCTGGTGGGGCTCCTCACCAAGCGGCTCAGCCTGATGCTGTGTGGGGACGTGGTCTGT GccggcccctcccccgccgcgcTGCAGGAGCTGAGCGGCGACCGCCACACTGCCTGGCTCAACGGCCGGGGCGTCCGGGCCTTCTACAGGGGGGTCCTGGCCCCGGACCTCCGGTCTGGAGCCAAcatcctgctgcag GGCGCCGGTCTGGGCCGGATGAAGCCCAACATCTTGCTCATGGGCTTCAAGTCGgactggagcagagcctcgGCGCCGGCGGCTCAGAGCTACGTCCAGATCCTGCA cgaTGCCTTCGACCTGCAGTACGGAGTGTGTGTCCTGAGAATGAAGGACGGACTGGACGTCTCTCACATGTCTCCGTCTCACG TGAATCCAGGATTTGATGAAA cacaggtacacacacacacacacacacacacacacacacacacacacacacacactcagcctgccGGTCTGTCCTCAGCCTCCTTCCCGCCGGAGCCTCAGATCCAGACTCAGTTCCAGAGGAAGCAGCGACGGCAGAGCGTCCACGTCTACTGGCTGGGAGACGACggag gcctcACCCTGCTGCTGCCCTACCTTCTGACCCGTAGGAGGCGCTGGTCTCGCTGCTGCGTCCGGGTCTTCGTGGGCGGAGAACGGGACCGGCtggaggagcggcgggcgga GGCGCTGGCGCTGATCCAGAGGTTCCGTCTGGGGTTCCGGGACGTGGAGGTTCTCCCCGACGTCTTCCAGGACCCTCAGCCGCACAG CGTGCGTCGGTTCGAGGACTTGgtcagctgcttcaggctggACTCCAACCCGAAGCAGGACTCCCAGGCACAGGCGTGGAACCGGCAACCCGGGGAGCCCTGGATGATCACGGACCAGGACTACGAGAAGAACCGGGCCAAG TCTCTCCGTCAGATCCGGCTGAACGAGGTTCTGCAGGACCGGTCCGGAGACGCCGCCCTGATCCTCAT CACCATGCCGGTCGGCAGGAGGGGGGCGTGTCCCGGCGCGCTCTACCTGTCCTGGCTGGACGTCCTGTCCCGGGACCTGAGACCCCCGGTCCTGATGGTCCGGGGGAACCAGGAGAACGTCCTCACCTTCTACTGCCAGTGA